From the Lolium rigidum isolate FL_2022 chromosome 2, APGP_CSIRO_Lrig_0.1, whole genome shotgun sequence genome, one window contains:
- the LOC124693634 gene encoding 4-hydroxyphenylacetaldehyde oxime monooxygenase-like: MVFFSTQLLLLLLLPILGSLLLLARSGRKGKLAPGPVGMPMLGNLHQLGPLPHRNLRDIARRHGPVMLLRLGATRMLVVSSASAAREVLQTHDADCCSRTAGPGPKLLSYGFKDVAFAPYGEQWREMRKLFVKEFVSMRRVKAAWVARQAQVEKLMAGLTPNTPVALGERIYGLVNGIICTVAFGDVYGAEMFHRVLGEALELQASFSAEDFFPNAAGRLVDRLTGLAASRDRSFAAIDTFLEVVIEQHLEPKSEREGSDLVDVLINLSKEHPAFTRDNVKAILMDTFVGGVNTTSVTILWAMSELIRNPRVLKKVQEEIRVAARGNNWVQPEDMPKLSYLRMVVKETLRLYPPATLLLPRETLQHVKIGGYDVPARTRVAVNVWAIGRDPASWGEGAEEFDPDRFEAGASHGEVDLHGAHFELLPFGAGRRICPGIAMALMNVEFTLANLLCGFDWELPEGMEVEDISMEETGAGLTFHRKTPLVLVPTLPQRA; encoded by the exons ATGGTCTTCTTCTCCACccagctcctcctcctgctcctgctgcccatcttgGGCTCTCTGCTTCTGCTAGCGAGGAGCGGAAGGAAAGGCAAGCTTGCTCCCGGACCCGTAGGTATGCCGATGCTCGGGAACCTGCACCAGCTGGGCCCGCTCCCGCACCGGAACCTGCGGGATATCGCTCGGCGGCACGGCCCCGTGATGCTGCTCCGCCTAGGCGCGACGCGCATGCTCGTGGtgtcgtcggcgtcggcggcgcgcGAGGTGCTCCAGACGCACGACGCCGACTGCTGCAGCAGGACGGCGGGCCCTGGGCCAAAGCTCCTCTCCTACGGGTTCAAGGACGTGGCGTTCGCACCCTACGGCGAGCAGTGGCGCGAGATGCGCAAGCTCTTCGTCAAGGAGTTCGTCAGCATGCGCCGTGTCAAGGCCGCGTGGGTCGCGCGCCAGGCGCAGGTGGAGAAGCTGATGGCCGGCTTGACCCCCAACACGCCGGTGGCCCTCGGCGAACGCATCTACGGCCTcgtcaatggcatcatctgcaccgTGGCGTTTGGCGACGTCTACGGTGCAGAGATGTTCCATCGCGTGCTCGGCGAGGCGTTGGAGCTGCAGGCCAGCTTCTCGGCGGAGGACTTCTTCCCAAACGCGGCCGGCCGCCTGGTCGACCGCCTCACCGGCCTCGCCGCCAGCCGCGATCGGAGCTTTGCAGCCATCGACACTTTCTTGGAGGTGGTCATCGAGCAGCACCTGGAGCCCAAGAGCGAGAGGGAGGGCAGCGACCTCGTCGACGTCCTCATCAACCTCTCCAAGGAGCACCCGGCCTTCACCAGGGACAATGTGAAGGCGATCCTCATG GACACGTTCGTGGGAGGCGTGAACACGACCTCGGTGACGATCCTGTGGGCGATGTCGGAGCTGATCCGGAACCCGCGGGTGCTGAAGAAGGTGCAAGAGGAGATCAGGGTGGCGGCGCGAGGCAACAACTGGGTGCAACCGGAAGACATGCCCAAGCTGAGCTACCTCAGGATGGTGGTGAAGGAGACGCTGCGGCTGTACCCGCCGGCGACGCTGCTGCTACCGCGGGAGACGCTGCAGCACGTCAAGATCGGCGGCTACGACGTGCCGGCGAGGACGAGGGTGGCCGTGAACGTGTGGGCCATCGGGAGGGATCCGGCGAGCTGGGGCGAGGGCGCGGAGGAGTTCGACCCTGACAGGTTCGAGGCCGGAGCGAGCCACGGCGAGGTGGACCTGCACGGTGCACACTTCGAGCTGCTCCCGTTCGGCGCCGGTAGGCGGATCTGCCCGGGCATCGCCATGGCGCTGATGAACGTGGAGTTCACGCTGGCCAACCTGCTGTGCGGCTTCGACTGGGAGCTGCCGGAGGGGATGGAGGTGGAGGACATAAGCATGGAGGAGACAGGCGCCGGGCTGACCTTCCACCGCAAGACGCCGCTCGTGCTCGTGCCCACTCTGCCTCAGCGCGCCTAA